The following coding sequences are from one Streptomyces angustmyceticus window:
- a CDS encoding Zn-dependent alcohol dehydrogenase: MRAAVQHETGQDKLEVVDDIEAVGFGPGKVRIRIRATGLCHSDLSAMNGVLPQPAPFVPGHEGAGEILDVGDGVTGLAQGDRVLMCWLPACGSCPSCKRGQTHLCLAGFMNAGTPNFRRAGGDVFGFAGTGTFTEEVVVAAHCAVPIPDDVPYEIAALIGCGVTTGLGAALNTAQVEAASSVAVIGCGGVGISVIQGARACGAAQIIAVDPVPARREAALRFGATEAVAPEEFADAKARITAGEGFDYVFEVVGKSATARTAYEMTRRGGTLCVVGAGAMDDTFQVNMFELFFDEKRILPSLYGGGDVLRSYERAIALWRAGRIDLEGLITHRVRLAEINEALDQMRSGTALRTCIEI; encoded by the coding sequence ATGCGCGCAGCCGTACAGCACGAGACAGGCCAGGACAAGCTCGAAGTCGTCGACGACATCGAGGCGGTGGGGTTCGGCCCCGGCAAGGTCAGGATCCGTATCCGGGCGACCGGACTGTGCCACTCCGACCTCTCGGCGATGAACGGGGTGCTGCCGCAGCCCGCCCCCTTCGTCCCCGGGCACGAGGGCGCCGGCGAGATCCTCGACGTGGGCGACGGCGTCACCGGGCTCGCCCAGGGTGACCGCGTCCTGATGTGCTGGCTGCCCGCCTGCGGCAGCTGCCCGTCCTGCAAGCGCGGCCAGACCCACCTGTGCCTGGCCGGGTTCATGAACGCCGGCACCCCCAACTTCCGGCGCGCCGGCGGCGACGTCTTCGGGTTCGCCGGTACCGGCACCTTCACCGAGGAGGTCGTGGTCGCCGCCCACTGCGCCGTCCCGATCCCGGATGACGTCCCCTACGAGATCGCCGCGCTCATCGGCTGCGGCGTCACCACCGGACTCGGCGCGGCCCTCAACACCGCCCAGGTGGAGGCCGCTTCCTCGGTCGCGGTGATCGGCTGTGGCGGCGTGGGCATCTCCGTCATCCAGGGGGCGCGGGCCTGCGGCGCGGCCCAGATCATCGCCGTCGACCCGGTGCCCGCCCGCCGGGAGGCCGCGCTCCGCTTCGGCGCCACCGAAGCCGTCGCCCCGGAGGAGTTCGCCGACGCCAAGGCCCGGATCACCGCGGGGGAGGGCTTCGACTACGTCTTCGAGGTGGTCGGCAAGTCCGCCACCGCCCGCACCGCCTACGAGATGACCCGGCGCGGCGGCACCCTGTGCGTGGTCGGCGCGGGCGCCATGGACGACACCTTCCAGGTCAACATGTTCGAGCTGTTCTTCGACGAGAAGCGGATCCTGCCGTCCCTGTACGGCGGCGGGGACGTGCTGCGCTCCTACGAGCGCGCCATCGCCCTGTGGCGGGCCGGCCGGATCGACCTCGAAGGTCTGATCACCCACCGTGTACGGCTCGCCGAGATCAACGAGGCGCTCGACCAGATGCGCTCCGGGACCGCGCTGCGCACCTGCATCGAGATCTGA
- a CDS encoding 3-oxoacyl-ACP reductase, whose product MAQPLEGLTAIVTGAGRGLGRAEALELARLGASVVVNDYGQPGRDGSGEASAAPAEDVAAEIRAAGGRAVAHLGDVADHDHARALVHLAVETYGRLDILVNNAGILRDRMVFSMTEDEWDSVIRVHLKGHFNTTHFAAVHWRERAKAGGGPVHGRIINTSSEAFLAGSAGQPNYAAAKGGIVGLTTSTALALGKYGVTANAICPRARTRMTEDVFAGFPAEPAGREPGEGGLDVLAPEHVAPLVGYLASPAAAGVNGQLLVVHGGMVAVAERPRIAAKFDTAKDLFSFEELDGLLTPYFAERPPGETFAAAEVLALKHG is encoded by the coding sequence ATGGCACAGCCACTGGAGGGCCTGACCGCGATCGTCACCGGTGCCGGGCGCGGCCTGGGCCGCGCCGAAGCCCTGGAACTCGCCCGCCTCGGCGCGTCCGTCGTGGTCAACGACTACGGACAGCCGGGCCGCGACGGCTCGGGCGAAGCCTCGGCGGCACCCGCCGAGGACGTCGCCGCCGAGATCCGCGCGGCGGGCGGCCGGGCCGTCGCCCACCTCGGTGACGTCGCCGACCACGACCACGCCCGCGCCCTGGTGCACCTGGCGGTCGAGACGTACGGACGGCTCGACATCCTGGTCAACAACGCGGGCATCCTGCGCGACCGGATGGTGTTCTCGATGACCGAGGACGAGTGGGACTCGGTCATCCGCGTGCACCTCAAGGGCCACTTCAACACCACCCACTTCGCCGCCGTCCACTGGCGCGAGCGCGCCAAGGCGGGTGGCGGCCCGGTGCACGGCCGGATCATCAACACCTCCTCCGAGGCGTTCCTCGCGGGCTCGGCGGGCCAGCCCAACTACGCCGCGGCCAAGGGCGGCATCGTCGGCCTGACCACCTCCACGGCACTGGCGCTGGGCAAATACGGCGTGACCGCCAACGCGATCTGCCCGCGCGCCCGTACCCGTATGACGGAGGACGTCTTCGCCGGCTTTCCCGCCGAGCCTGCGGGCCGGGAGCCCGGGGAGGGCGGGCTCGACGTGCTCGCGCCCGAACACGTCGCACCGCTCGTCGGCTACCTCGCCTCGCCGGCCGCGGCCGGGGTCAACGGCCAGCTGCTGGTCGTGCACGGCGGCATGGTGGCCGTCGCCGAACGCCCGCGGATCGCCGCCAAGTTCGACACCGCCAAGGACCTCTTCAGCTTCGAGGAGCTGGACGGCCTGCTGACGCCGTACTTCGCCGAGCGCCCACCGGGGGAGACGTTCGCGGCGGCCGAGGTGCTGGCCCTCAAGCACGGCTGA
- a CDS encoding Nif3-like dinuclear metal center hexameric protein has product MPVLSEVLTALDALWPPERAEGWDAVGTVCGDPGSEVRRVLFAVDPVQEIVDEAVRLGADLLVTHHPLYLRGTTTVAASTFKGKAVHSLIKHDIALHVAHTNADTADPGVSDALAGALDLRILGPLVPDPSDPAGRRGLGRICELPHPMTLAELAAHAAERLPATAQGIRAAGDPDREIRTLAVSGGSGDSLFDDVRAAGADAFLTADLRHHPASEATQTTGRNSPLALLDAAHWATEWPWCEQAAAQLDAISDRHGWGLRTHVSRTVTDPWTAHAASTPLSTPTHTTGAPR; this is encoded by the coding sequence GTGCCCGTACTGTCTGAAGTCCTCACCGCGCTCGACGCCCTCTGGCCCCCCGAGCGGGCCGAAGGGTGGGACGCCGTCGGCACGGTCTGCGGAGACCCCGGCAGCGAGGTCCGCCGGGTGCTGTTCGCCGTCGACCCCGTCCAGGAGATCGTCGACGAGGCGGTGCGGCTCGGCGCCGACCTCCTCGTCACCCACCACCCGCTCTATCTGCGCGGTACGACGACGGTCGCGGCCTCGACCTTCAAGGGCAAGGCCGTGCACTCGCTCATCAAGCACGACATCGCCCTGCACGTCGCGCACACCAACGCCGACACCGCCGACCCCGGCGTCTCCGACGCCCTGGCCGGCGCCCTGGACCTGCGCATCCTCGGCCCGCTCGTCCCGGACCCGAGCGATCCGGCGGGCCGCCGCGGCCTCGGCCGGATCTGCGAGCTGCCGCACCCGATGACGCTGGCCGAACTCGCCGCCCACGCCGCCGAGCGGCTGCCCGCCACCGCGCAGGGCATCCGGGCGGCCGGCGACCCGGACCGCGAGATCCGGACCCTCGCCGTCTCCGGCGGCTCCGGCGACAGCCTCTTCGACGACGTGCGGGCGGCCGGTGCGGATGCCTTCCTCACCGCCGACCTGCGCCACCACCCGGCCTCCGAAGCCACTCAGACCACCGGGCGGAACAGCCCGCTGGCGCTGCTCGACGCCGCCCACTGGGCCACCGAGTGGCCGTGGTGCGAGCAGGCCGCCGCACAGCTCGACGCGATCTCCGACCGGCACGGCTGGGGACTGCGTACGCACGTCTCCCGCACGGTCACCGACCCCTGGACCGCCCACGCGGCGTCCACCCCCCTCTCCACCCCGACCCACACCACAGGAGCCCCACGCTGA
- a CDS encoding zinc ribbon domain-containing protein: MNAAPADQIRLLDVQALDVRLTQLAHRRNNLPELAELQTLEADLIQQRDLLVAAQTEESDTSREQTKAEQDVDQVRQRAARDQKRLDSGAVTSPKDLENLQHELTSLAKRQGDLEDVVLEVMERRESAQERVTELTGRVDAIQAKVDDATARRDAAHAEIDAERGTVAKERELTVADIPADLLKLYDKIRAKEGGVGAARLYQRRCEGCRLELNITEVNDVRAAAADAVLRCENCTRILVRTPDSGL; this comes from the coding sequence CTGAACGCCGCGCCCGCCGACCAGATCCGCCTCCTCGACGTCCAGGCCCTGGACGTGAGGCTCACCCAGCTCGCCCACCGGCGCAACAACCTGCCCGAACTGGCCGAGCTGCAGACCCTGGAGGCCGACCTCATCCAGCAGCGCGACCTGCTCGTCGCCGCGCAGACCGAGGAGAGCGACACCAGCCGCGAGCAGACCAAGGCCGAGCAGGACGTCGACCAGGTGCGCCAGCGCGCCGCCCGCGACCAGAAGCGCCTGGACTCCGGTGCCGTCACCTCCCCCAAGGATCTGGAGAACCTCCAGCACGAACTGACCTCGCTGGCCAAGCGCCAGGGCGACCTGGAGGACGTCGTCCTGGAGGTCATGGAGCGCCGCGAGAGCGCCCAGGAGCGGGTCACCGAGCTGACCGGCCGGGTCGACGCCATCCAGGCCAAGGTCGACGACGCCACCGCCCGCCGGGACGCCGCCCACGCCGAGATCGACGCCGAGCGCGGCACGGTCGCCAAGGAGCGCGAGCTGACCGTCGCCGACATCCCGGCCGACCTGCTGAAGCTCTACGACAAGATCCGTGCGAAGGAGGGCGGCGTCGGAGCGGCCCGCCTCTACCAGCGCCGCTGCGAGGGCTGCCGCCTGGAGCTGAACATCACCGAGGTCAACGACGTGCGCGCGGCCGCCGCCGACGCGGTCCTGCGCTGCGAGAACTGCACCCGCATCCTGGTCCGTACGCCCGACTCGGGTCTCTAG
- a CDS encoding bifunctional RNase H/acid phosphatase: MTRTLIVEADGGSRGNPGPAGYGAVVLDPESGEALAEAAEFIGTATNNVAEYKGLVAGLRAAHAIAPQARIRVRMDSKLVVEQMSGRWKIKHPDMKPLAAEAGSVFPSGQVTYEWIPRARNKHADRLANEAMDAGKAGRQWEPGHSTAALATAAAPARSAAARAADEAVATAEDSAAGAPAVGWGSPDLGPPATFVLLRHGETPLTPEKRFSGSGGTDPALSAAGRRQAEATAAALAARGTIQAVVSSPLRRCRETAGAVAERLGLEVRIEEGLRETDFGAWEGLTFAEVRERHPEDLDAWLGSAKAAPTGGGESFATVARRVAVARDKLLARYAGRTVLVVTHVTPVKTLVRLALGAPPESLFRMELSAASLSVVAYYADGNASLRLLNDTSHLR; encoded by the coding sequence GTGACCCGCACGCTGATCGTCGAGGCGGACGGCGGGTCCCGGGGCAACCCGGGGCCGGCCGGCTACGGCGCGGTCGTCCTCGACCCGGAGTCGGGCGAGGCACTGGCCGAGGCCGCCGAGTTCATCGGCACCGCGACCAACAACGTCGCCGAGTACAAGGGCCTGGTGGCCGGTCTGCGGGCGGCCCACGCGATCGCCCCGCAGGCCCGGATCCGGGTGCGGATGGACTCCAAGCTCGTCGTCGAGCAGATGTCGGGGCGCTGGAAGATCAAGCACCCGGACATGAAGCCACTGGCCGCCGAGGCCGGTTCGGTCTTCCCGTCCGGCCAGGTCACCTACGAGTGGATCCCGCGCGCGCGGAACAAGCACGCCGACCGGCTCGCCAACGAGGCGATGGACGCCGGGAAGGCCGGCCGGCAGTGGGAGCCGGGCCACTCCACGGCGGCGCTCGCCACGGCCGCCGCGCCCGCCCGCAGCGCCGCCGCCCGGGCCGCCGACGAGGCGGTGGCGACGGCGGAGGACTCCGCCGCCGGCGCCCCGGCGGTCGGCTGGGGCTCTCCCGACCTCGGCCCGCCCGCGACCTTCGTCCTGCTGCGGCACGGCGAGACCCCGCTCACGCCCGAGAAGCGGTTCTCCGGCAGCGGCGGCACCGACCCCGCGCTCTCCGCCGCAGGACGCCGCCAGGCCGAGGCGACCGCCGCCGCGCTCGCCGCCCGGGGCACGATCCAGGCCGTCGTCAGCTCACCGCTGCGGCGCTGCCGGGAGACCGCCGGGGCGGTCGCGGAGCGGCTCGGCCTGGAGGTCCGTATCGAGGAGGGCCTGCGCGAGACCGACTTCGGGGCGTGGGAGGGGCTGACGTTCGCCGAGGTGCGCGAGCGCCACCCCGAGGACCTCGACGCCTGGCTCGGCTCCGCCAAGGCGGCGCCCACCGGGGGCGGCGAGTCCTTCGCGACGGTCGCCCGCCGCGTCGCCGTCGCCCGCGACAAGCTCCTCGCGCGCTACGCGGGCCGGACCGTCCTTGTGGTCACCCACGTCACCCCCGTCAAGACGCTGGTCCGCCTCGCGCTGGGCGCCCCGCCGGAGTCGCTGTTCCGGATGGAGCTGTCCGCGGCGTCGCTCTCGGTCGTCGCGTACTACGCCGACGGCAACGCCTCGCTGCGGCTGCTGAACGACACCTCGCACCTGCGGTAG
- the eda gene encoding bifunctional 4-hydroxy-2-oxoglutarate aldolase/2-dehydro-3-deoxy-phosphogluconate aldolase: MGGVTRAAASSSASPGPAGPSAPAAPAPSSASEQDRAAPSVLGLAPVIPVVVLDDAADAVPLARALVAGGLPAIEVTLRTTAALDAIRAVAAEVPEAVIGAGTVLTPGQVEAARTAGARFLVSPGWSPRLLGAMKDSGLPFLPGVSTASEVVTLLEEGLTELKFFPAEAAGGTAYLASLAAPLPRARFCPTGGIGPVSAPSYLALPNVGCVGGTWMLPAEALAAKDWDRVRRLAREAAALAA; this comes from the coding sequence ATGGGCGGCGTGACTCGCGCCGCCGCCTCCTCTTCCGCGTCCCCCGGTCCCGCCGGCCCCTCCGCGCCCGCCGCCCCCGCGCCCTCCTCCGCGTCCGAGCAGGACCGAGCCGCCCCGTCGGTCCTCGGGCTCGCCCCCGTCATCCCGGTCGTCGTGCTGGACGACGCGGCCGACGCCGTACCGCTCGCCCGTGCCCTGGTCGCGGGCGGGCTGCCCGCGATCGAGGTGACCCTGCGGACGACCGCCGCGCTGGACGCGATCCGGGCCGTGGCCGCCGAGGTCCCCGAGGCGGTGATCGGCGCCGGCACCGTGCTCACCCCCGGACAGGTCGAGGCGGCCCGCACGGCCGGCGCCCGCTTTCTGGTCAGCCCCGGCTGGTCGCCGCGGCTGCTGGGCGCGATGAAGGACTCCGGGCTGCCGTTCCTGCCGGGGGTCTCCACGGCCTCGGAGGTGGTGACCCTGCTGGAGGAGGGCCTCACCGAGCTGAAGTTCTTCCCGGCCGAGGCGGCCGGCGGCACCGCCTATCTCGCCTCCCTGGCCGCGCCGCTGCCGCGGGCCCGCTTCTGCCCGACCGGGGGCATCGGCCCGGTCTCCGCCCCCTCCTACCTGGCGCTGCCGAACGTCGGCTGCGTCGGCGGCACCTGGATGCTGCCCGCCGAGGCACTAGCCGCCAAGGACTGGGACCGGGTGCGCCGACTCGCCCGGGAGGCGGCGGCGTTGGCGGCCTGA
- the yaaA gene encoding peroxide stress protein YaaA, protein MLVLLPPSEGKAAVAAGAPLDTGALSLPALTAAREAVLEELVGLCAADETKAREVLGLSDGLRGEIAKNAGLRTAGTRPAGEIYTGVLYDALGLASLDGAARERAERSLLVFSGLWGAVRVGDRIPSYRCSMGVKLPGLGALGAYWRAPMAEVLPEAAGEGLVLDLRSAAYATAWKPKGEVAGRTATVRVLQSKTVAGVEKRTVVSHFNKATKGRLVRDLLSAGLAPAGPAELVEALRDLGYVVEAEPPAKAGKAWAVDVIVTEL, encoded by the coding sequence GTGCTCGTGCTGTTGCCGCCGTCCGAAGGGAAGGCCGCGGTCGCGGCCGGGGCGCCGCTGGACACCGGTGCGCTGTCGCTGCCGGCGCTGACCGCCGCGCGCGAGGCGGTGCTGGAGGAACTGGTCGGGCTGTGCGCGGCGGACGAGACCAAGGCCCGGGAGGTGCTCGGGCTCAGCGACGGCCTCAGGGGCGAGATCGCCAAGAACGCCGGGCTGCGGACCGCGGGCACCCGGCCGGCCGGGGAGATCTACACCGGGGTGCTCTACGACGCGCTCGGCCTGGCCTCCCTGGACGGGGCGGCGCGTGAGCGGGCCGAGCGGTCCCTGCTGGTGTTCTCGGGCCTGTGGGGCGCCGTACGGGTCGGCGACCGGATTCCGTCCTACCGCTGCTCGATGGGCGTGAAGCTGCCGGGGCTCGGCGCGCTGGGCGCGTACTGGCGGGCGCCGATGGCCGAGGTGCTGCCCGAGGCCGCCGGGGAGGGGCTGGTGCTCGATCTGCGCTCGGCGGCGTATGCGACGGCCTGGAAGCCCAAGGGCGAGGTGGCCGGGCGCACCGCGACGGTGCGGGTGCTGCAGTCGAAGACCGTGGCCGGGGTGGAGAAGCGGACGGTGGTCAGCCACTTCAACAAGGCCACCAAGGGACGGCTGGTCCGGGACCTGCTGTCGGCGGGCCTGGCGCCGGCCGGCCCCGCGGAGCTGGTGGAGGCGCTGCGGGACCTGGGGTACGTGGTGGAGGCGGAGCCTCCGGCGAAGGCCGGCAAGGCGTGGGCCGTCGATGTGATCGTGACGGAGCTGTAG
- a CDS encoding RNB domain-containing ribonuclease: protein MPRLHMHVTDAAEAPLRVALRELRGRLEIPDHFPPTAQAEAESAARAPRIPAADGAVATTHALEDAGDLPLFTLDPPGSLDLDQAMFLSRRPGGGYRVHYAIADVASFVTPGGALDAEAHQRVTTLYFPDEHVPLHPHVLSEGAASMLPDRDRPAVLWQLDLDADGALTDTSVRRALVRSRARLDYAGVQRVLDDGTAEEPLALLREIGLLREEREVARAAISLNVPEQEIVERDGHYTLEYRAPLPAYGWNAQISLLTGMAAAELMLASGTGILRTLPSAPDGSVARLRLTARALGVDWPHHTSYAALIRTLDPRCPAHAAFLQECTALLRGAGYTAFDGTAPPASKSRHAAVAAPYAHATAPLRRLADRYTSELCLAASAGREPPGWVRSALPALPREMEAGRRRANQVERSCVDLVEAALLRDRVGEIFEALVVDIQEKDPTHGTVHLYDPAVIGTVEAAPEGPALPLGHRIPVRLAEADPGHRPVRFTAA, encoded by the coding sequence ATGCCCCGTCTCCATATGCACGTGACCGACGCGGCCGAGGCCCCGCTCCGGGTCGCGCTGCGTGAGCTGCGCGGAAGGCTGGAGATCCCGGACCACTTCCCGCCCACGGCACAGGCCGAGGCGGAGAGCGCCGCCCGCGCCCCGCGCATCCCGGCCGCCGACGGCGCGGTGGCGACCACGCACGCCCTGGAGGACGCCGGCGACCTTCCGCTCTTCACCCTCGACCCGCCCGGCTCCCTCGACCTCGACCAGGCCATGTTCCTGTCCCGGCGACCCGGCGGGGGCTATCGCGTCCACTACGCCATCGCCGACGTCGCCTCCTTCGTGACCCCCGGCGGCGCCCTGGACGCCGAGGCCCACCAACGGGTGACGACCCTCTACTTCCCCGACGAGCACGTCCCGCTCCACCCCCACGTGCTGAGCGAGGGCGCCGCCAGCATGCTGCCCGACCGGGACCGCCCGGCCGTCCTGTGGCAGCTCGACCTCGACGCCGACGGCGCGCTGACCGACACCTCCGTACGCCGCGCCCTGGTCCGCTCCCGCGCCCGGCTCGACTACGCCGGCGTCCAGCGGGTCCTCGACGACGGGACGGCCGAGGAGCCGCTCGCCCTGCTCCGCGAGATCGGCCTGCTGCGGGAGGAGCGGGAGGTCGCGCGGGCCGCGATCTCGCTGAACGTCCCCGAGCAGGAGATCGTCGAGCGCGACGGCCACTACACCCTCGAATACCGCGCCCCGCTCCCCGCCTACGGCTGGAACGCGCAGATCTCCCTGCTCACCGGCATGGCGGCGGCCGAGCTGATGCTTGCCTCCGGCACCGGCATCCTCCGTACGCTGCCCTCCGCCCCCGACGGCTCGGTCGCCCGGCTCCGGCTGACCGCCCGCGCGCTCGGCGTCGACTGGCCGCACCACACCTCGTACGCGGCGCTGATCCGGACCCTCGACCCGCGCTGCCCCGCGCACGCCGCCTTCCTCCAGGAGTGCACCGCCCTGCTGCGCGGCGCCGGCTACACCGCCTTCGACGGCACCGCGCCCCCGGCCTCCAAGTCGCGGCACGCCGCGGTCGCCGCCCCCTACGCGCACGCCACCGCGCCGCTGCGGCGGCTGGCCGACCGCTACACCTCCGAACTGTGCCTGGCGGCCTCGGCCGGCAGGGAACCGCCCGGCTGGGTGCGTAGCGCGCTGCCCGCCCTGCCCCGCGAGATGGAGGCCGGCAGGCGGCGCGCCAACCAGGTGGAGCGGTCCTGTGTCGACCTCGTGGAGGCGGCGCTGCTGCGGGACCGGGTCGGCGAGATCTTCGAGGCGCTGGTCGTCGACATCCAGGAGAAGGACCCCACCCACGGCACCGTCCACCTCTACGACCCGGCCGTC